The following coding sequences lie in one Girardinichthys multiradiatus isolate DD_20200921_A chromosome 13, DD_fGirMul_XY1, whole genome shotgun sequence genomic window:
- the tfpi2 gene encoding tissue factor pathway inhibitor 2: protein MEFALFAFFTLFTSLSSSLAFSRNKDACLLPVEEGPCKGDIERYYYNTITQKCEVFYYGGCEGNDNNFNNYQECRKTCFRIPKIPQNCRYPREDGHCRGLFPRYFFNMTTMQCESFYYGGCGGNSNRFLSLTSCMEYCRPKKTVPVLCRDPLDKGSCSASITRYYFNVATKMCEEFVYSGCGGSNNNFVSLQSCMDVCVQGVKKRTSHGKIRRLKQNRNNRIQFLQA, encoded by the exons ATGGAGTTTGCCTTATTTGCGTTCTTTACATTATTTACCTCGCTTTCCAGCAGTTTGGCGTTCTCACGTAATAAAG ACGCATGTCTGCTTCCAGTGGAAGAGGGTCCCTGCAAAGGAGATATCGAGCGCTATTACTACAACACCATCACCCAGAAGTGCGAGGTGTTTTATTATGGGGGCTGCGAGGGAAATGACAACAACTTTAACAACTATCAAGAGTGCCGCAAGACATGCTTCAGAATTCCAA AGATTCCTCAAAACTGCAGGTATCCCAGAGAGGATGGTCACTGTCGTGGCCTCTTTCCTCGCTACTTCTTCAACATGACCACCATGCAGTGTGAGTCCTTTTATTATGGGGGCTGCGGGGGCAACTCTAACCGCTTTCTAAGTCTCACCTCTTGCATGGAGTACTGCCGTCCAAAAAAAA CTGTTCCTGTGCTCTGTCGGGACCCTCTGGACAAAGGGAGTTGTTCAGCCTCAATAACTCGGTACTACTTCAACGTGGCCACCAAGATGTGTGAGGAGTTTGTCTACTCGGGCTGCGGAGGAAGCAACAACAACTTTGTGtcactgcagagctgtatggatgtgtgtgttcaaG gAGTGAAAAAACGCACAAGCCATGGGAAAATTCGGCGCTTGAAGCAAAATAGAAACAATCGTATCCAATTTTTGCAGGCCTAA
- the gngt1 gene encoding guanine nucleotide-binding protein G(T) subunit gamma-T1, whose protein sequence is MPVINVEDLTDKDKAVMEVNQLKIEIKLERWLTSKCCEEIKEYIQAGVEEDTLVKGISEEKNPFKEKGGCVIC, encoded by the exons ATGCCGGTCATAAATGTGGAAGACCTGACAGACAAGGACAAGGCTGTGATGGAAGTAAACCAACTCAAAATTGAAATAAAGCTTGAGAGGTGGTTG ACATCTAAATGCTGTGAGGAAATCAAGGAGTACATTCAGGCTGGAGTGGAGGAGGACACCCTTGTCAAAGGCATTTCAGAGGAGAAGAACCCCTTCAAGGAAAAAGGTGGCTGTGTCATCTGCTGA